In Alosa sapidissima isolate fAloSap1 chromosome 11, fAloSap1.pri, whole genome shotgun sequence, a single window of DNA contains:
- the gxylt1a gene encoding glucoside xylosyltransferase 1 isoform X1 produces the protein MPRYYRILLFCTVLAFFSVLYVFSQLASSLETEGGFSERRAQRSNSRSDISGHKVKKVPGNEGPSEKDRNGRCKSSVSVSYWNPYWRDCPGVCGMNCLMESACRYTVDKPGSVAQEVSRVEPMHLAVAACGSRLEETLTMLKSAVLFSSKPLQFHIFAEEELHSGFTEALESWPATFQTKFNYSMYPITFPSENAKEWKKLFKPCASQRLFLPLLLKHVDSLLYVDTDILFLQPVDEIWNFLSEFNSSQLAGMAPEHEEPRIGWYNRFARHPYYGKTGVNSGVMLMNMSRIRAKHFKNDMTSVPLLWGEMLMPLLQKYKLNITWGDQDLLNIIFHHNPEGLFVFPCQWNYRPDHCIYGSNCAAAEQHGVFVLHGNRGVYHNDKQPAFRAIYEAIQQYPFGGDPVGTLLQPLEEMLQDASHTYCGRVSHLFTKRLRQSIGHLQAGSQRRA, from the exons ATGCCACGCTATTATCGTATACTTTTATTTTGCACAGTTCTGGCATTTTTCTCTGTTTTGTACGTATTTAGCCAGCTTGCCTCCTCCCTAGAGACTGAAGGTGGATTCTCCGAGAGGCGCGCTCAGCGATCCAACTCTCGAAGTGACATCAGCGGCCACAAAGTCAAGAAAGTGCCTGGGAATGAAGGCCCGTCTGAAAAGGACCGGAATGGAAG GTGTAAGAGTTCAGTGTCTGTGTCATACTGGAATCCCTATTGGCGAGACTGTCCTGGGGTTTGTGGAATGAACTGCTTAATGGAATCGGCCTGTAG GTACACAGTGGACAAACCAGGCTCTGTGGCCCAAGAGGTCAGTCGTGTGGAGCCCATGCACCTTGCTGTGGCGGCCTGCGGCTCGCGGCTGGAGGAGACTCTGACCATGCTGAAGTCCGCTGTGCTCTTCAGCAGCAAGCCGCTGCAGTTCCACATCTTTGCTGAAGAGGAGCTGCACAGCGGCTTCACAGAGGCA CTTGAGTCCTGGCCAGCCACCTTCCAGACCAAGTTCAACTACTCAATGTATCCCATCACCTTTCCAAGTGAGAATGCAAAGGAGTGGAAAAAGCTGTTCAAGCCTTGTGCATCCCAGCGGCTCTTCTTGCCT CTCCTGCTGAAGCACGTGGACTCTCTGCTATATGTGGACACAGACATCCTGTTCCTGCAGCCAGTGGACGAGATCTGGAACTTCCTCTCGGAGTTCAACTCCAGCCAGCTGGCAGGCATGGCACCTGAACACGAGGAGCCGCGCATTGGCTGGTACAACCGCTTCGCCCGCCATCCATACTATGGCAAAACGGGCGTCAACTCCGGCGTCATGCTCATGAACATGAGCCGTATCCGGGCCAAACACTTCAAG AATGATATGACCTCAGTTCCTCTTCTGTGGGGTGAAATGTTGATGCCACTCCTGCAGAAGTATAAGCTGAACATCACCTGGGGTGACCAGGACCTCCTGAACATAATATTCCACCACAATCCAG AGGGTCTGTTTGTGTTCCCGTGCCAGTGGAACTACCGCCCTGACCACTGCATCTACGGCAGCAACTGTGCCGCCGCAGAGCAGCACGGAGTCTTCGTCCTCCATGGCAATCGCGGCGTCTACCACAACGACAAGCAGCCTGCTTTCCGAGCCATCTACGAAGCCATCCAGCAG TACCCGTTTGGAGGTGATCCGGTTGGTACGCTGCTGCAGCCCCTGGAGGAGATGCTCCAAGACGCGTCGCACACCTACTGCGGACGAGTCAGCCACCTGTTCACCAAGCGGCTGCGGCAAAGCATCGGCCACCTCCAAGCAGGCTCTCAGAGGAGAGCGTGA
- the gxylt1a gene encoding glucoside xylosyltransferase 1 isoform X2: MPRYYRILLFCTVLAFFSVLYVFSQLASSLETEGGFSERRAQRSNSRSDISGHKVKKVPGNEGPSEKDRNGRYTVDKPGSVAQEVSRVEPMHLAVAACGSRLEETLTMLKSAVLFSSKPLQFHIFAEEELHSGFTEALESWPATFQTKFNYSMYPITFPSENAKEWKKLFKPCASQRLFLPLLLKHVDSLLYVDTDILFLQPVDEIWNFLSEFNSSQLAGMAPEHEEPRIGWYNRFARHPYYGKTGVNSGVMLMNMSRIRAKHFKNDMTSVPLLWGEMLMPLLQKYKLNITWGDQDLLNIIFHHNPEGLFVFPCQWNYRPDHCIYGSNCAAAEQHGVFVLHGNRGVYHNDKQPAFRAIYEAIQQYPFGGDPVGTLLQPLEEMLQDASHTYCGRVSHLFTKRLRQSIGHLQAGSQRRA, from the exons ATGCCACGCTATTATCGTATACTTTTATTTTGCACAGTTCTGGCATTTTTCTCTGTTTTGTACGTATTTAGCCAGCTTGCCTCCTCCCTAGAGACTGAAGGTGGATTCTCCGAGAGGCGCGCTCAGCGATCCAACTCTCGAAGTGACATCAGCGGCCACAAAGTCAAGAAAGTGCCTGGGAATGAAGGCCCGTCTGAAAAGGACCGGAATGGAAG GTACACAGTGGACAAACCAGGCTCTGTGGCCCAAGAGGTCAGTCGTGTGGAGCCCATGCACCTTGCTGTGGCGGCCTGCGGCTCGCGGCTGGAGGAGACTCTGACCATGCTGAAGTCCGCTGTGCTCTTCAGCAGCAAGCCGCTGCAGTTCCACATCTTTGCTGAAGAGGAGCTGCACAGCGGCTTCACAGAGGCA CTTGAGTCCTGGCCAGCCACCTTCCAGACCAAGTTCAACTACTCAATGTATCCCATCACCTTTCCAAGTGAGAATGCAAAGGAGTGGAAAAAGCTGTTCAAGCCTTGTGCATCCCAGCGGCTCTTCTTGCCT CTCCTGCTGAAGCACGTGGACTCTCTGCTATATGTGGACACAGACATCCTGTTCCTGCAGCCAGTGGACGAGATCTGGAACTTCCTCTCGGAGTTCAACTCCAGCCAGCTGGCAGGCATGGCACCTGAACACGAGGAGCCGCGCATTGGCTGGTACAACCGCTTCGCCCGCCATCCATACTATGGCAAAACGGGCGTCAACTCCGGCGTCATGCTCATGAACATGAGCCGTATCCGGGCCAAACACTTCAAG AATGATATGACCTCAGTTCCTCTTCTGTGGGGTGAAATGTTGATGCCACTCCTGCAGAAGTATAAGCTGAACATCACCTGGGGTGACCAGGACCTCCTGAACATAATATTCCACCACAATCCAG AGGGTCTGTTTGTGTTCCCGTGCCAGTGGAACTACCGCCCTGACCACTGCATCTACGGCAGCAACTGTGCCGCCGCAGAGCAGCACGGAGTCTTCGTCCTCCATGGCAATCGCGGCGTCTACCACAACGACAAGCAGCCTGCTTTCCGAGCCATCTACGAAGCCATCCAGCAG TACCCGTTTGGAGGTGATCCGGTTGGTACGCTGCTGCAGCCCCTGGAGGAGATGCTCCAAGACGCGTCGCACACCTACTGCGGACGAGTCAGCCACCTGTTCACCAAGCGGCTGCGGCAAAGCATCGGCCACCTCCAAGCAGGCTCTCAGAGGAGAGCGTGA